The following proteins come from a genomic window of Hydractinia symbiolongicarpus strain clone_291-10 chromosome 2, HSymV2.1, whole genome shotgun sequence:
- the LOC130630326 gene encoding tyrosine-protein kinase SYK-like has product MADPASLPWFHGRITRDTAEKCLHKTSMEDGTYLLRESTSQIGSYVLSVCKDRKVVHYQIQKQPSGMVGIADGPKFPGPVELVNHHKTNLDGLMTKLSVACNRLAGVKAKAYNDVSHDDLDEATRVALRDIGVGESEEAVSRFKGDILCVVGNILHKKQPWFHGAIPRNEADRRLETHNFEEGMYLIRERGSYRNSYVLGLCHQKKVYHYLFEPNDKGQLSIKAGRPFDNLMAVVNFYSQKSEGLLCTLKTPCDVRWFEFRPKMQSQNILLHPEIQTELRRTLSRSESELKKYRKGTTTTKPIVPTRPPPSPAFQPVAQSDKWKYEKIYESSKVVMMEGFNSPFQKNKKRDISLDPSRLSLGSDLGEGNFGSVKKGTYVLPKGNQILVAVKTLKEEDIPGQKSEILSEANIMAHLDHPNIVRLIGVTQSPNFMLVMELAPEGPLLGYLKKHRSMPMLNVLILMLQVDEGMNYLESQHFVHRDLAARNILVVSENFVKISDFGMSRAMGAGNEYYRAERTGKWPLKWYAPECIYYHKFTSKGDVWSYGVALWEAVSYGMKPYQGMKGPQIVEMLDNGQRLSRPERCPEEVYALMRKCWETNPDDRPTFHEIGLTLSAYIERERTKRK; this is encoded by the exons ATGGCTGACCCTGCTTCTTTACCATGGTTCCATGGCCGCATAACAAGAGATACTGCAGAGAAATGTCTTCATAAAACATCAATGGAAGATGGTACATACCTTCTAAGAGAGAGCACGTCACAGATAGGCAGCTACGTGTTATCAGTATGCAAAGACAGAAAA GTTGTTCATTATCAAATACAGAAACAACCTTCTGGAATGGTTGGTATTGCAGATGGACCGAAGTTTCCGGGACCTGTGGAGCTGGTAAACCACCATAAA ACTAACTTAGATGGCTTGATGACAAAGTTGAGTGTGGCTTGCAATCGATTGGCTGGGGTTAAAGCGAAGGCATACAACGATGTAAGCCATGATGATTTAGATGAAGCAACTCGAGTTGCTCTTCGTGATATCGGTGTTGGAGAG AGTGAAGAAGCTGTGTCAAGGTTCAAAGGTGATATTCTGTGTGTCGTTGGGAACATACTTCACAAAAAACAACCATGGTTTCACGGAGCAATACCACGAAATGAAGCTGATCGTAGATTGGAAACGCACAACTTTGAAGAAGGAATGTATCTCATTCGTGAAAGAGGATCATATCGTAACAGTTACGTGTTAGGACTTTGTCACCAGAAAAAAGTTTATCATTATCTGTTTGAACCAAATGACAAAGGTCAACTATCGATTAAAGCTGGCCGCCCTTTTGATAATTTAATGGcggttgttaatttttattcacAGAAGAGTGAGGGATTGTTATGTACATTAAAAACGCCATGCGATGTTCGATGGTTCGAATTTCGACCAAAAATGCAATCTCAAAATATATTATTACATCCAGAAATTCAAACTGAATTACGTAGAACTTTGTCTCGTTCTGAAAGTGAATTGAAGAAATATAGAAAAGGAACGACTACCACAAAACCAATAG ttccaACCAGGCCGCCACCATCACCAGCTTTTCAACCAGTGG CTCAAAGTGATAAATGGAAATACGAGAAAATCTACGAGTCATCTAAAGTAGTAATGATGGAAGGTTTTAACAGTCCATTtcagaaaaacaaaaagcgaGATATCTCATTGGATCCTTCAAGACTTTCTCTTGGTTCTGATCTAG GTGAAGGAAATTTTGGTTCGGTAAAGAAAGGCACTTATGTGCTGCCGAAGGGTAACCAAATACTGGTTGCAGTCAAAACTTTGAAAGAAGAAGATATACCTGGACAGAAG tcgGAAATTCTAAGTGAAGCTAATATTATGGCTCATCTCGATCATCCAAATATTGTTCGACTAATTGGCGTGACTCAGTCACCCAATTTTATGCTGGTCATGGAACTCGCACCAGAGGGTCCATTACTTGGTTATTTGAAAAAACATCGCTCGATGCCCATGCTGAATGTGCTTATTCTTATGCTGCAG GTTGACGAAGGAATGAATTATCTAGAAAGTCAGCATTTTGTTCATCGAGATCTTGCTGCCCGAAATATTTTAGTGGTGTCCgaaaatttcgttaaaatatCTGATTTTGGTATGAGTCGTGCAATGGGAGCTGGGAATGAATATTATCGT gcAGAACGAACTGGAAAATGGCCTTTAAAGTGGTACGCGCCAGAATGTATCTACTATCATAAATTCACAAGCAAAGGAGATGTGTGGAGTTATGGTGTTGCATTGTGGGAAGCCGTATCTTATGGCATGAAGCCATACCAG GGAATGAAAGGTCCACAAATCGTCGAAATGTTGGATAATGGACAGCGCTTATCACGTCCTGAAAGATGTCCGGAAGAGGTTTACGCTTTGATGAGGAAATGCTGGGAAACTAA TCCTGACGATCGTCCAACATTTCACGAGATTGGTCTAACATTGTCTGCTTACATCGAAAGAGAAAGAACGAAAAGGAAGTGA